A region from the Aegilops tauschii subsp. strangulata cultivar AL8/78 chromosome 5, Aet v6.0, whole genome shotgun sequence genome encodes:
- the LOC120964721 gene encoding uncharacterized protein: protein MNRYSRVWRLRGDGLPPPPRTSIAGEDGTSSARGTYPRVGHVAAQSASAASSASAAPSATAASSASAAASTIVAPSTATAACARSANLRRSPQEVDEIRGCQFQSEGSDHPDGAELGTELGRARSSLCAEGVQFDPGDSVRTPCALLTPPSHRTTFAAAMNGLVWNCRGIGGSRTVRDLVTLNQVHHPRFIFLCETRQSKDRVQRLHNRLGLKGFAGVSSEGLSGGLALFWDEHLYVEIKEANQRYIDAHIGTAPGNVTWRLTCVYGEPRVENRYLMWDKMRELKAKSDLPWTVVGDFNEAIWQFEHFSLTCRAESQMEAFRGALDDCALTDLGFRGVPFTYDNKRAGRKNVRVRLDRVVANDVWRDIFPDASVEHIVTSCSDRCLLLVRFHAEQLVQNKKRCRQYEIFWERASELPEIIEQAWAAAGDKSDLEAIQNCLSNVMKSLQGWSSRKFGNILKQLKEVRTELEELLSSGADSAKVRVVQDKLNELLYKEEMLWLQRSRINWLREGDRNTKFFHGKVVWRAKKNKITKLKDANGNWISSPAELESLATAYFQDLFTRDANLNPEEIVALFENKVSVEMNEMLCQEFTDREISDALFQIGPLKAPGTDEVGFPDDHVEDLQHPEADLTKGKQVIDLSGSMPKSTHAITVAPRWEVPDANHAKLNIDGAFVKENGTLRLA from the exons ATGAACCGGTACTCTAGGGTTTGGCGACTACGGGGCGAcggcctgccgccgccgccacgcacGTCCATCGCCGGCGAGGACGGCACCAGCTCCGCACGGGGAACCTACCCCCGGGTCGGACATGTTGCGGCTCAGTCCGCCAGCGCGGCTTCGTCCGCCAGCGCGGCTCCGTCCGCCACAGCGGCATCGTCCGCCAGCGCGGCAGCGTCCACTATCGTGGCTCCGTCCACCGCTACGGCAGCATGCGCCAGGTCTGCAAATTTGAGGAGATCTCCACAGGAGGTGGATGAGATCAGGGGATGCCAATTCCAGTCAGAGGGAAGTGACCATCCAGATGGAGCAGAGTTGGGAACAGAGTTGGGAAGGGCTCGCAGCAGTTTATGTGCAGAAGGTGTGCAGTTTGATCCCGGTGACTCAGTCAGGACTCCTTGTGCCTTACTGACGCCACCATCGCACAGGACGACATTTGCAGCAGCAATGAACGGATTAGTGTGGAATTGTCGGGGAATCGGCGGCTCCCGGACAGTTCGTGACCTTGTGACCCTCAATCAAGTACACCATCCTCGCTTTATCTTCTTATGTGAGACTAGACAAAGCAAAGATAGAGTTCAGCGACTGCATAACCGGCTTGGTCTGAAAGGCTTTGCTGGTGTGAGTAGTGAAGGGCTAAGTGGAGGATTAGCCCTCTTCTGGGATGAGCACTTGTATGTGGAGATAAAAGAGGCTAATCAGAGATACATTGACGCACACATTGGTACAGCTCCGGGCAATGTGACATGGCGATTAACTTGTGTGTATGGCGAGCCCAGGGTGGAGAATAGATACCTTATGTGGGATAAAATGCGGGAGCTTAAAGCAAAGTCAGACTTACCATGGACTGTTGTTGGCGATTTCAACGAGGCTATTTGGCAGTTTGAGCACTTCTCCCTCACTTGCCGCGCCGAGAGCCAGATGGAGGCCTTTCGTGGAGCTCTGGATGATTGTGCACTCACTGATCTTGGATTTAGAGGCGTCCCTTTCACTTATGATAACAAACGTGCCGGCAGAAAGAATGTCAGAGTACGACTCGATCGGGTCGTCGCGAATGATGTTTGGCGGGATATTTTTCCGGATGCCTCGGTGGAACATATTGTAACATCTTGCTCTGATCGTTGCCTCCTGCTAGTCCGGTTCCATGCTGAACAATTGGTACAGAACAAGAAAAGATGCAGGCAATATGAGATCTTTTGGGAGAGAGCTTCAGAACTACCCGAGATAATTGAACAGGCGTGGGCTGCTGCTGGTGATAAAAGCGACCTAGAGGCCATACAAAATTGTCTCAGCAACGTCATGAAGTCATTACAAGGTTGGAGCAGCCGCAAATTTGGCAATATTTTAAAACAGCTAAAGGAGGTGCGCACTGAATTGGAGGAGCTGTTAAGCAGTGGTGCTGATAGTGCCAAGGTTCGTGTGGTGCAAGATAAGCTGAATGAGTTGCTGTACAAAGAAGAGATGTTGTGGCTTCAAAGGTCAAGAATTAATTGGCTTAGAGAAGGCGACCGGAACACTAAGTTCTTCCATGGGAAAGTTGTATGGCGAGCTAAGAAAAATAAAATCACAAAGCTAAAAGATGCAAACGGGAATTGGATATCTTCCCCAGCCGAGCTGGAATCTTTGGCTACCGCTTATTTCCAGGACCTCTTTACTCGTGATGCCAACCTTAATCCGGAGGAAATTGTCGCATTATTTGAGAACAAGGTCTCGGTGGAGATGAATGAGATGCTATGCCAGGAGTTCACGGACAGAGAGATTTCAGATGCGCTGTTTCAAATAGGGCCCTTAAAGGCACCTGGCACAGATG AGGTTGGCTTCCCTGATGATCATGTGGAGGATTTG CAGCACCCGGAGGCGGATTTGACAAAAGGAAAGCAGGTGATTGACCTCTCAGGAAGCATGCCGAAGAGCACACATGCAATAACAGTAGCGCCGCGCTGGGAGGTTCCCGATGCAAACCATGCAAAACTTAATATTGATGGCGCTTTTGTTAAGGAAAATGGCACGCTGAGGCTGGCATGA